AAAACTTTTTTCAATCTTATCTTCTACTTTTGGATAATAGAATagcccctctctccttccctttcttcctattttttaatcATGGACTTCTGAACTCTCTTTATTACCGTTCTATTTTGTTTGTAGACTATCAACTCCTTCCTGAGTTTCTCTCTTCTAGTATTACTTTGTCAAATAGAGAATATAGCATCCAACACCCACAACAAACAttgttttctaatctttttctctAGAGCTACAAGTCATTAGGTGTAAGATCTGCTTCTCAAGTTATTGCAGGCAATAGTTTTGCCTAATGCTTTGCGGTTACATAGCACAGACCATCTTTGATCCAGCCTAAGGTTTGACCACCTGCACGGCTTGCCTCCAGACTGCTGCCACCATGCTACTATTCAGTCTTGCATTAGGGTAGCATCTCACTTTGATTTCTTGATCTTCAGATATATTGCAGCATATCTTGAttaaatgtatctttttaaaattaggacaAAACCTCTTGAAATTAGATTTCTAAAACTAACTGTGTACCATCAGTACAACAATCTCATGTTATTACTAATTGAATTAATGCTAGAGATCTGTTGATTCTGCTTGAACTTAGTGATAGCTAGTTACTAGTTCTCTAGTCTGGCATCCTGATaagatagtttttaaattttttttacacaGAGGGAGAAAACTTTGTGACCACTGGATATAAAGGTCAGTGTCGCTCCCTTCTTACATAAGGGATCATTTTGTTCTCTTGCACAATTCATAAAATCCTCTTGGATTGAATTATGTACTCTTGGTTAAAAGTGATATACTTGTTTCTTCTTCAAGATGGCTGGTGTATTATTCTGCACATTGAGCTATAGCTCTGTATGGAGTAGACCACTGAAGAAAGTGAGGGACTCAATCCACATACTGAAATTTAGGTTCTCTTGCATATCTTGCTTTGGCAGCATGGATGATGTAAGCAGAGCTGACAGCTAAATGCATGCTTCTTGCTTTTAATGAAGCTAGCTTCTCTGTGTACGTGGAAAGTATATGGTGAGGCCTTAAAATTCTCTATAAGATGGGCCTGGGGACTTTAATCTGAGTAGGGGACTTTTCTTGAATCTGCATTGTTTTAATTTAGATTGTATATTGGGGATGCATATTTGGAGAAAGAGGCTGTAGACATAACTGGGGAGGGGCTAAAGTTACCCCAAATCTGTGAATACCCTAGAAAACCATTCTAAAATACATAAGTGAATGCAAGACAGGTGCAATATAAGCTCAGAGTTAATGAGGAAGGGAACAGTGCCTGAAAGATGATTCGAGAAAGCTTCTTGTTGGAGTTAAACTTCTGCAGAGGAGAGGTGCAGAGAAGACTCATAGGCATGTACAGGAGCAAAGTGGATGAAAGGCCCATGATCACAGAATTTTGATTAGTTTTGGAGACTTTTCCAATGAAGCCAAGGACAGTTTCCTCTCCATTTTATTTAACTAAAGAAGACTTGACAGCTGGAGGGCAGAAGAGGCCATGCAGCCTGTGTTGTCCTTACCATGTGTCCGGGAAGATGCCAGGAGACTAtagcagtggcacacactgtgGGTTCCAGACCAAGTTCCTGGCACAGTTGGAGAACCAGATTGATAGGCAGCAGTTTGAAGAATCAGTTTGAAATCTAAATTACCTTTATGCAGAAGCAGAGAAGCTTGGAGGCCAAGCGTATCTTGAAAGCTGTTTGGCTTGTTTAACAGCATCTACCATCTTCTTATGCATGGAAACTCATTATGAGAAGGTTCTGAAGAAAGTCCAAAATATATTCAAGGATAGAATGAGAAAATATGTGCTCCCCAAAAATTCCCCCAGAAAGACATTATCGAGGGAGGACTTCAAATTGCTGAAATTACCATTTGTGAGGACAGAGGCATGAGCAGTGgaggataaaatataaaattaaagatccCACCTCCAGCTGGGACCCTCATCTACCCAGTGACCGATCACAGAGTCCCTACCTCCTCTCCAGAGCATCATTCCTTTGTATCTGCTACCAGAGCTGCAGTGCCATTTACTCCAAGGACGAATTTTCTAAAATTCCACACCTGGAGTGACCTCTAGTCTGTCAGCACCCACTTCGTGTTTCCAGATTGTGTAGGACTCTGATTCAtttccaagaaaacaaaatgaagaatttcatattttttttaattcaaagtgatttaataaaatatgcaGTTGGTCAGCCCAAtgcaatgttttatttcttacctGCCACCAGTACCATGAATTCTCTTCATTTCTTGGGTTAGGTTTCCAGGTGGCTTTAAACTTCATATCTTAGCCAGTGTTCAGTCTTATTccctaaaattaataaaaggctTTTTTTTCCAGGTGAGGGATAGACTATGTCTATAGTTAGGTTCATGCATTTTCCAGATTTCATAGAACTACCAGTTTTGCCATGATTCAAATCTTAAGATTGATTTCTGCTGCTCAGTTTCTCAAACTGAAgctcattgaaaaaaatatgtataatgtatttgttttattatagtGAAAATACCTAATTAAAGCAGTATTGCATGCAATTTACAGTTATTTAGAGACTTTTATGTTATTATTGCATTCCTTTGAATGTTGGAAAGATGTGGTATGTGTTGCTTGTTCATTATGGAAATAAGTAAGCACAATAAAGTGGGTGTTAACCCATCAAACACCTATGTCCCTGAATGTGtaatgagtaaatattttaattatagattTGTTATAAGTATAACTTGTGAGAAAAATTTAATAGGCTAATTTTTAATCATATTGGCAATTTCTTTATGATTCATAAATTCCTCATATAATATTCAGTAAACAGAAATCTTATGGTTGGTTCAGTTGAGTGAGTGACTTCAAAGTTAAACTCTCAAGTCTTAGTCAATATTTCTAGCTTTTATTTTGTCTATGTGTTCCTAGTGTTTGTGTTTCTCATACCCTTCATTCTTTTCTGGGTTTGAGAGCACTGTATTTGGGAGAAAGTTAAGAAATATATTATGAGAGATTGAAGCAGTAAGCAGTAAAAGTTTTACTTTCAAAGATATTATAGGTGCTAATGCTGAATTTGACCTTTCTTGGAAGTGGTAGTTATTCAATGTATCCCATAAGTCTGTGTAACATTTTAATTGTATAAAACTTATTTGTTACTTTATAGCCTCTTATAATGTGTCTGCCTTTTAAACCCATTGCAATACTTTGCTGAAATATTAACACATTAGTacaattttttcttaaaacaacaaaaaaatggaggaaaCCTGTTCAAACATGTTAATAATAGTGGAAAATAACTTCATGATGCTAGAATGTGCTCAGCCTTTTGAAAAGTGCATGTGTAATTTTGCCTTATTTTAACAGAGGTTTTAAAAAGGTAAGTTACCATTTGTTGGAAATGTCTGTGTATTCCTAGGGTACCATGTGCTTCATAAACATTGATCCGAACTGAACTGGGACAAATGAAAATTTTGaccattatttaaaattacacatCAGAACATTTGAAGACTTCTACTTGCTAATTCATTTTGGTAAAAAAAAGGATTATTAATCAGAGATAACCAAGAGCATAGCCATTTATATGTTATATGAAAAATGACCATTAGCGACTAGTAGGGGTCTAATCATAGGGTTAATTAGAATTAGTTCAGGAAGTCCACAAAACtacctggggatatagctcctgAGTCTCACTGATGCAAATCACTTTTTTGATTTCCTGTACAAAAAATGGAGCTAGATTTGGTCCTTTTGTTTAATTCCGATTATTGTATGACTGGAAAGTAGAACATATGGTGCGTGAGGAGGGTGTTGGCAATTTGTGGAAGAATCTAAAAGATCATGACAGTAATTTGTACCTTGGCTCATCTCTGTAGTAAATCAGCTAAGAATTTTAGTATAATTTGAGGGTAATGGGGGTGGAAGTGGggtagaagaaaaggaagatttGGTCTTTTCCCGTCATCCCTTTTTGTAAAGGGTCCCCTTTGGTTCCCCTTCAGgaagtgaaatagaaaaaaaaaataaaacacaacaaaactgCATTTGTCAGCAATGTCAGTATCTCTGGGTCAACCACAACTCAAAGACAGTAAGCAGGTCATTCAAAACAAGGACAGTGATTGCTATAAAACCGACAGGTACTCCTGTTGACACACACAGGCATACCCAGGGAGACCAGACTTGCTTCCTGCACAAAGCAAGCAACTGAAGGGAAATAATGAAGAGCCTACATGATAAAGCAATGGTGAGTAGCAATAACTCCAGCTTAAGGGTAAGCATTCCTAGGATTTCAGAAAAGCACATTTCTAGAGTTAGCCTTCATtagagtcttttaaaaaattcttcttcttcttcttcaaaagCTGACTTTAATTTTGATTCTTGCTtggtggagagaaagaaaaaaataattagaaaacttATAGTGGGGTGTAAAACATAACTGATGATTTTTGCCCCAGTGGTGTTAGTGAAACCGGTCTTGAAAATCAGAATCAGGTCTTTGTTCTCCTGGTGTTGAACATTAAACACCCAAGAAATGCTGAGGGAAgacaatatgttttatttaaggaataagagagagagagagagagagagagagagagagagactcctccAGAAAAGAGAGGGTCCAGAGCTGGTGCCCAAGGCAGTGGGAGTGTCTTGGCCCTTTGtagattttaggtttcctttcttctcatgccttCCTGACTGAAAGGTGGGTGTGACCAAAAGGCAAGAAGAGAGTGGTCCAGGGGGTGATTGCTTGTGTTGGAAAGTGTGatccttcccttcccctggaGGCTGTTAGCAACTGGGTGATGGTTGAGTGTTatctatacattttctttttaataatcagCTACCAGGTTGCCCTGGTCACATCAGCATGTGCATTCCTTGGTACACAACGACAGGCATGGTCTCTGGTGATCACTCATGATAGAGTTAGCTTGGCCTAAAACTCTTATCTCATGAGGGGAGCTTAGCCAGTCCTTTAGGGAACATGTACGTATGTATTTTACCAAAGGAAGCTGGGACCCCAAGTGGTTTCGTGATCCTCCCAAGAGCACAGGAGCATCCTGGAGGAGAAATGAAACACCCAGTGATGAATTTTGGACAGCTCCTGGAGGACAGAAATTTCCTGTGTTTCTGGTAGCAGGTTGTTTTTTCCATTGTCTTGTTCCTCTGATAGTCAGAGGGAGGTTAATGTGATGGAAATATATCCCCTTCCCTTGTGTCTGGACTCCTGCCAATGCCTGACATCAGCCAGATAAGGCCTGGGAAGAATTTAATATGGAAGTACATGAAAATAAGGCTTAGGAAATCAGGCACCATGTTATTGGCCTAGATAATCCctcttttattctccttttaaaaGCTGTGCAACTTAAAAGAGGTTGGATTTCATAAAAGGTTCATGGCATATGGCAATGATAacacttattttatatttgtgtattattttaGAGATTACAAGAAATGTGGTAAAATGCAGTATCTAGAGGGTTTGGAGTCAGTCAGACTCACTCCCCTGCTGGATAAATGTGGGATTTTAGGTTAGTTAGTTAGCCTCTTTatgctttaattttcttaactGTACAGTGGAATAATAATGGCATTTACCTTATGGCATTTTTTTGGTGTGGATTAGCTGATATCATTGAGAGTAAATGAATCTATACTTTGTGGTGGAAGATCTTTGCATGCTTAGCTTTTGGATAGTTTGTATCATGCAACAGTAAAGATAGAGAAAGCATTCAATAAGTGttaatttgtattattattattaacccaAGACTCTCATTATCCACTAAATAGATGGGAATTACTTCTTCATTATGTAAATGATCAAAAGCTCaatgaaatgatttatttaaccTCACTGGATACTGTAAACACAAGAACTGAAGCATAAATATAAGTTTTCTGGCTCCAAATACAGTATGCTTCTTTCTGAAAGATTCAGAGGCAAGATTGCTAAATTTAAAGCTACTGTGTCCAAGAAAATCTTTTAGGTAGTTTTGTTCTCCTAAGCCATTTCTATTTCTGGTTTCTTTGAAGAAATCTGATGGATTGTTAGCAAGAAACGTGACAGTGCAAGAGGCTTTGGAGTTGGACTAGACGTTGAAAGATTTGGCAAGCACAAATTCTCATGGACCTACTAGCTGGCCAGCTTCTGTAGGGCATTCCTACATGGGGTGGGTGTAAACTGTAGATGAGACTGGGGAAAATTCAAATGGGCTCTCTGCTGGGCTCACAATAGAGTGAGGTGCCAAGGCAGGCTGAGGATGGACATGTCCTGTTACTGCCCACCTGCAGCTGGAGCTTTCTCATTCTACAGAATGAGAGTGatatttatttacctgttttGTAAGTGACAATAGAAATTCAAGTTTATAAAGTGCTCTGAACTTTTCTGGGAAGAAGTGCTCTTTGTTTTATTGCTAAGAATGAACAACAGCTGTGTGCTGGGGGCCTGTGAGCCCAGCTATTCAGTAGGCTgaacaaatttgagaccagcatGGGCAATACAGTGaggttctgtctcaaaataaaaaataaaaaggaatagggatgtagttcagtggttaagtgcccccccCGCCccgattcaatccctagtaccaaaaaaaaaaaaaaaaaaaaaaggcctgcaGATATAGCTCACTGATAGAAAActtgaggtcctaggttcaatccccagtactagaaaaacaaaaacaaaataaaaaccatcaaCAGCCTTATCAGAGTTTCTGCTCTGTATTGCATAAATCTACAACTAAATCTATAGCTTTATGGAGCTAACCAGAGTGATTTGCAGACATCATCTGATTTTCTGATAAAGAGCCATGTGGTCTATAAAACTTATGCAATTCTAATATAGCTTTCACATTGTTTAAAATGCTTGGATCCTCTAGTGAGACAAAGCTAAGATCAATGTTGGTAATAATGACCTGCAATGGCAATAGCTCTAACCATTGACATGTAGGTTGGAGTCTCTCTGGCACTAATAAGGCTGGTGAATCCAATCAAGGTATTTATTGCTTCTTAGATGTAACTCTTTCACCTAATTGGGATAATTAATATTAGCTATGTAACTCACAACATAGTTGTTAATGTCCAGTATTTAAAGAGATGTGAAAGTATGTTTCCTAAAATTCTACAAGAATtcttaagtaaaaataataatgacttgTTAGAAGCATGGTTATTATTACTAAATCACATAAACCTAAGGTATAGTTACTTTAGGCCTTgatcatgaaaatagaagtgatTTGGTGAATATGGTAcacaaggagaaagagaaaattcaaagagGGAATTTACTAAAAAACCTAAAATTTCTTAACTTTAGGGGAGCTATCTAAGGACCTTTTGATATAAattggaatcttttttttaaaaacttcacagcACTTTGTCAGGATAGGAGGTGCACAAAGTAAATTCCACTGTGTAGGATTAGCTCAGTATTGACTAATGCTACCCATATCAAATACTTACCATGTGCTGGTAGGACTCATTTTGAATTGATCATTGCATTTGATCttagcattttctattttttttaagttgtagatggacacaatacctttattttatttgtttatttttatgtggtgctggggatcaaacccagtgcctcatacatgctaggcaagcgctctatcactgagctacaaccacagcccatgATCTTAACATTTTCTGgtggaggaaactgagtcacagtcATAAGAGTCCTGTATGGACTCCGGACATTTGACTCTAGAGCTACCACAGCATAGAGTTAAGAGAGAgctgttgaatgagtgaatgattgTGGGGGACAAGAGTGGATGACTGCTGATCACCTTGCTTTCAACTATTTTTAGTACCAGCTACCTCAGTACAACTAGTTGACATCATGAACTTTTGGTTTACTCTTTTCATTGTTTGCCTTCAGCATCTGCAAAAGAATAAGAGAGCCTTTTAAACCAACCTGTCTAATTACTTGCCATACCTGAAAAGTGTGAACCTGAACAACATTGGGCCCAGAGAATGAAAGCAACTAGGTTTAACTCTTCTTGTGCATTGTTTTAGACCTTGTCCATTCCCTATAAGGGTCAGTGGGGATGTTCAGATGAATAAATCATGGTCATGCCAAAGGGAAGCTGGCCAGATGGTCAGATTTTTAGTTCTCCTTTTAGTTTGGTTTTCACAGAgtgcttttttttctctgtgttccaatgataccagataaactgATACATCACTGATAGTATAAAATATACATTCCAGAGCTAAAGAGAAATAGTTTCCATATTCTCTATTGTTGTGCATCATTAACGCCCCTGCTTCTTTCAATTAGCACAGATAATTGGAACTTTGCTATAGTTGGTTTTGCGTAATGTTTTTCTTAATGCATCAAGCATAACcatattgtttaatttaaatgtatcattctgttcatttgctcatccactccttcatttattcagaGAGTATTTATGGAACACCTGTACTATGCCCATTATCATACAGGGAATTATAATCTAAGGGATGTACATATGACATGAACACAAATACTACATTTCTAGATAATATAAAAATGCTGCTTGAATGATAAAtggtaaaattattatttaataatggtAAACATCTAATTAAGCCACAAATTAGTGGGGCCTTGATGGAAGGATATGATTCAACAGATAGAGGTGGGACAGTGAATTTTAAGAGGACAGATGGTTGGGAGGAAGGATTTTGTGAATATTTGAGGGATCTGAGGttgggaataaaaacaaaagtggtCATTTTTTTAAGCCTTTGTTTTTGTCTAACAGACGTATATGGGCTTCACATAAATCATATAAACTGAGTATTATCATACATTTGGGAACAGGAGAAACCAGGGGCTTAATAGGGAAGCCAAGACAAGATTTAAACATAGTCCCAGACTTTACATCTCTCTGTCTCCCTGCTTATAAGGTCTTGAACTATGGAGGGCTTCAAGTGCTAGGCTAATGAGATTACTTTTCTGTTTGGCACCCAAATATCTTCAAGTATGACTGTTCCAATTTCCAGGTGAAGACTTGTGGTCTAGAGAGAAGCCCTGATCTCACTAAGGGACCAGGAAAGCTTGGTTCATCTAGATCATGCATTTTCTCATGCCTGCAAGTGACACAAGAGTCCAACCAACTGCAATCTTCTGTATGTTCCAGGTCAAGTGTCTGCTGCTATTGATGTTGGGGTTTGCCTTTCTGAGGGAAGCAGCAGCCagaaaaaaccccaaaacaatggCTCCTGTCCTCCAGAAGCCTGGGAACTGCCCTCCTCTGGAGGACAACAGTGTGAAGGTTGACATTCGCATCCTCAATCAAAACCAGGGCATTGCCATATCACATGACTTTCAGAACCGCTCCATCTCCCCATGGGATTACAAGTAAGTGCACAGGAGACAGATCTTCACATCCTTTTGAAAAcatggttatttattttaatcataaagTAGAAAATTTGTAATATgtacaaatggaagaaaaaagccCTCATATTCAGTCTGAACAACAGAAGTTCTACTTTCCTTGGGAGCTCcgatttttcttgctgttttggGCTAGGTCTACCTCTGTGGTTGAAGGTGGTAATATATTGCTTGCACTTTCTCCTTGACTTTCTGCCTTTTTTTGATTCATCCAGTTCCAGGTTGGAATTTACAAACTTTTTGTGTAGGAAGAAAGGAtcttttaaatgaagataaaTGGGAACCAGAAAAGTCAGTTAGGAGAGAGCCACTCAAATTTGACATTGTCCTCAAGGCATGGGTATGAAGGAAGAGTTGGGGAGAAAGGCCATTTTGGAAAGTGGATGGTAGTGTGGGGACCTTCGGTGATAGTCTTGTGGTTTTGTCCTAAGATATAGGTCCTAGGAACACAAAGCACCACCACTACTCTCCAAAAATGAGCATGAAAACAGGTTTCAGGTTTTTGGGGATCGTAGCATAGATCCCTCCACAAGAGGAGCATGTACCTTGGCAAACTGGCTGATTCTCTTCATACTTCATACTTCCAGGCAGAAGGGACTATTGAGAGAAAAACTAGcagaaggccctggattcagaCATAAGGCTTTGCTTTTCCTCCAAGTAGCAGGCTTTATAGATTGTATATTGGGAAATCTAGTGGTGATGTTCAATCTCTAGGTAAAGGATAAGCAAtgatcatcatcataataatgcaaataaaaatgaactcaaagaTCTAACATTAATTGAATGCTAATATTGTAGGGGTGTATTGTATATGCATTTGTATCACTGAATGTTCTCCACAATCCCACCAGAGAATGATATGGGAGAATCACCATTTTATTATTGAGGAAACAGGTTTAGGGAGTTAACTGCCCAAGAGTGGCATATGAACCCAGGCTGCCTGGCTCCAGTACCCTTCTTACTCAGAGCTGCTCCCCTGTAGGCGAAAGCCCACTGCCACGGGCTCTTATCCATGGTCCATCTTCCTTTCTCTGGTCTCACCATTTCACTTTGGCTTGTTACTCTTGCAGCATCACCAGGGACCCCCACCGGTTCCCCTCCGAGATTGCAGAGGCCCAGTGCAGACACTTGGGCTGCATCAATGCCCAGGGTCAGGAAGATAACTCCATGAACTCGGTTGCCATCCAGCAAGAGATCCTGGTCCTTCGAAGGGAGCCTCAGGACTGCTCTCATTCCTTCCGGCTGGAGAAAGTGCGGGTGACTGTTGGTTGCACCTGTGTCACCCCCATCGTCCACCACGTGGCCTGACAGCTGTACATCAACTCTTCTGAGGAAGCTATTGAAATGCCACTCCTTACCCACCTCTCTGCAGCAAGTCCTGTCTGATCCCCAATTTTCTTCACTTCTTAGGGCTCTTACTGAGATCTGCATGGAATTCTCAAAGCTCTGTATTAAATGTAGAGTTAATTTTCTGGGTGTTTTAGAATCATTACATAGTCCTGACATGTTCCAATGTCTTGACCCCCTAACAATGGATGGAGGAAATTTAAGGAGTCCTTGGCCCACTCTCTTTACGTCATATAATGACCACCTCCTAGTCACACAGTTACCTTGATCCAGTGCCATTCCCTGGGATCTCTTTTGGGGAAAGAGGCCTCTGTTTCCTCTAGTTGGAAATgcagaaaatgtatttataatgagAGTGTGGGAGGGACTTTGTAGGGTGTGATGGGTTGGTAAGGATGGGGACAAGGATCTGGCACATGTCTGTAGGAAGCAATAACTACATGTTCATGAGGTTGGTTTGAActactaaatatttatatttgcaagGGAATTGTCCATATATTTATGACCTATTGATTATATAAAATGTTggcataaaaattaatatatgcaggactaatataataaaatattatttaaaaatacttgaggTGTTTATGTTTAGTCTCAGTTTGTACTCACAGATGGTATAGCCCTCAAGAGTTTGAAATTCTGTATTCATGTCATTCGTTTGTCATATTTCCTCTTCAGAATACTGGTGTTagagttattttattattggtcGTTCTTGAGGGTTGTTGACATGGATAATTAAGGAAAATGGTGCAAATAGTACCCAGGTTCACAGTAACACTTTATTGCTTCACCATTCCTGTTATATTATTTTACAGAGCAAACATTTATCAGCCTCTATGCTAGCCACTGGAGATACAAGGTAAAGCCGGAAATGTCTATGGAAGGGAGCAGTGTTGGCAGCAATCATTCGCAGAATTCCTAGTCATTAGGGCCATGTGGTCATTTTGCATCCTTCTCATTGTGACTTCTGGTCCTTTAGATTCACCCATTGTccttcatccatttttctttttttttaaattttttttttatggttgtagatggacagaatgtttttattttatttatttttatgtggtcctaaggattgaccccagtgcctcacatatgctaggcaagtgctctgccactgagctacagtcccagcccttttatcCATTTCTTGTGTTTCTTGTGGGGCACATGCATATCCGTATTCCAGTCTCCATGCCTCCCTGGGGAAACTTAGAGGCCCTTTTATGCCTCCCTTGCCTAGATACAGCATAccactttttctcttttactgcCAACATGCCACTGGCTGAGAGCACACCTGCATCATTGCTGCCTTCCAGGTTCCAGGGAGGAAGTGAAATATCTGTCTTCACTCCCACCTGGGACTTGACTTGAGATTGGCAGGTAGCAGGTGCCTGGCTCCCATTCCTTATTCTTGTATTCAATCTGTTGAGAGTAGGGGAAAGGGAGTGGTTGGAGAGGCTAACTCCTCACTTATTTATTCCAGAATCTTTTGCTTAAGATATAAATACTGACTTTTGTATTTAAAACTTTCAAGCTCTTGAAACttaaaaaatctttctctcttGGCTATCAAGAGCTTACTGTGGTtggctggggacatagttcagtggccGAGCCCTTGTctaacatgcgtgaggccctggttcaatccccaacaaacACCCGCCCCCCCATGCCCCAACGCAGAGTTCACTATGAATCTCACAAGTCCATTTTGATGTTTAAATCTGTGCAgagaattttcctttctctgctcaTTTTGCAGAAATTGCCCTACCCCAAGGATCACATATATAAAAAAGCCCTGTGGATATCAGTTCAAGTATAGAAATGAAGGActgaagggagaaaaaataattacactTCTGAGTGTCAAGATATTTTATgattacatatgtacatatgtgatttCAAAGCAGAGTACTAAATACTATGATCAGATACAAAATATTAGGATGACAGTTTGCTGGGATATGTCAGAAAGGAGATGAATATGAAATGGTTTGGAGGAAAATAAGG
This portion of the Marmota flaviventris isolate mMarFla1 chromosome 6, mMarFla1.hap1, whole genome shotgun sequence genome encodes:
- the Il17f gene encoding interleukin-17F, giving the protein MPGDYSSGTHCGFQTKFLAQLENQIDRQQFEESVKCLLLLMLGFAFLREAAARKNPKTMAPVLQKPGNCPPLEDNSVKVDIRILNQNQGIAISHDFQNRSISPWDYNITRDPHRFPSEIAEAQCRHLGCINAQGQEDNSMNSVAIQQEILVLRREPQDCSHSFRLEKVRVTVGCTCVTPIVHHVA